A window from Chloroflexota bacterium encodes these proteins:
- a CDS encoding DUF3096 domain-containing protein, whose amino-acid sequence MFGITIAPVGSLIIGILTLIFGIIVMIFPRILNYLVGIYLIIIGIWTIILAI is encoded by the coding sequence ATGTTTGGCATTACTATAGCTCCCGTAGGCAGTTTAATAATTGGTATATTAACCCTTATCTTCGGCATTATCGTGATGATTTTTCCTAGGATATTAAACTACCTTGTTGGTATTTATCTAATTATTATCGGGATATGGACTATAATTCTGGCTATTTAA
- the polA gene encoding DNA polymerase I, with protein sequence MAQYRPLLLLFDGNALVHRAFHAIPPLTISRTGEMVNAVQGFASTLLKVLNEIKPTHWAIAFDRPTPTFRHEKFEDYKAQRPKTPEELVSQIKRVHQLVDTFHIPTFEIDGYEADDVLGTLSLQASQQNVDTLIVTGDNDMLQVVSPSTKVMSPRRSFSDTVIYDETGVEQKYGISSSQLTDFKALTGDPSDNIPGIPGIGDKTAVKLLRQFNSLEGIYTHIDEITPEKLQALLRDHKDRVLQNKELATIVTDVPIILNLNACQVSRYDRHQVVELFRELGFAQLLSRLPEEIEGTPTVAPGKPISKKDYHIIDSDQALDKLITQLLAAKEFTVDVETSSKEVMAAELVGISLSSKPGEAYYIPLGHRGLSHISQLPLSQVIARLKPVLEDTKIPKIAQNGKFDMTVLAEYGIRLENLSFDTMIAAYLLGEKSIGLKALAFNKLGVEMTPITDLIGKGAKQLSMAMATIEQVTDYACADADITLRLKSVLDAELRKEGLWQLFSEVEMPLVPVLVDMERNGVAIDVELLRDMSHSLGKEMLRLEAEVYNSLGYRFNINSSQQLSRILYEEIRLPKPRKTKSGYSTEASALEELKGTHPIIELVLQYRQLAKLKSTYTDAFPALVNPKTGRLHTSFNQTGTTTGRLSSSEPNMQNIPIRSELGGRIRQAIIAQPGWYLLSADYSQIDLRALAHISQDQELIATFLRDEDVHTATASRVFNVPTDKVIPEMRRVAKTVNFGVIYGMSDYGLEQATSFSREEAAQFISAYFEKYPRVKEYIEATKSQARELGYVQTVMGRRRYIPEIKSPNRQVREAAERMAINMPVQGTSADIIKIAMVNLHREMEKQNLRSKMNLQVHDELLFEVPPEETDLMKELVAEIMPQALKLSVPLKIDIKLGKNWAEMG encoded by the coding sequence ATGGCTCAATACAGACCGCTGTTGCTGCTTTTTGATGGGAATGCTCTAGTACATCGAGCTTTCCACGCCATCCCTCCCCTAACAATCTCGAGAACCGGGGAAATGGTCAATGCCGTTCAAGGCTTTGCCAGTACCTTACTTAAGGTGCTAAATGAAATCAAGCCAACTCACTGGGCTATTGCCTTCGACCGTCCCACACCAACCTTCAGACACGAAAAATTCGAGGACTACAAAGCTCAACGCCCCAAAACCCCCGAAGAGCTGGTCAGTCAAATAAAGCGAGTGCACCAGCTAGTAGATACCTTCCATATTCCCACCTTCGAAATCGATGGCTACGAAGCTGATGACGTTCTGGGTACTCTGAGCCTCCAGGCTAGCCAGCAAAACGTAGACACCCTCATCGTTACCGGCGACAACGACATGCTGCAGGTCGTCTCACCGAGCACAAAGGTAATGTCTCCAAGACGAAGCTTCAGCGATACAGTAATCTACGATGAGACTGGCGTCGAGCAGAAATACGGCATATCTTCCAGTCAACTCACCGACTTCAAAGCTCTCACCGGCGACCCTTCAGACAACATTCCTGGCATCCCCGGCATCGGCGACAAGACAGCAGTCAAGCTGCTGCGACAATTCAACAGCCTTGAGGGAATATACACGCATATCGACGAAATAACACCTGAGAAGCTACAGGCGTTGCTCCGCGACCATAAAGACCGGGTTCTTCAAAACAAGGAACTGGCGACAATAGTTACCGATGTCCCCATAATCTTGAATCTGAATGCTTGCCAGGTCAGCAGATACGACAGACATCAGGTAGTCGAGCTTTTCCGCGAACTGGGATTCGCCCAATTGCTATCCAGGCTGCCCGAGGAGATAGAAGGGACACCAACTGTAGCTCCTGGCAAACCCATATCCAAAAAGGACTACCACATAATTGACAGCGACCAAGCGCTAGATAAGCTTATCACCCAGCTGCTAGCCGCCAAAGAATTCACCGTTGATGTAGAGACTTCCAGCAAAGAAGTCATGGCTGCTGAGCTCGTCGGCATCTCGCTGTCATCAAAGCCGGGTGAAGCCTACTACATACCGCTGGGGCACCGTGGGCTAAGCCACATATCCCAGCTACCATTGTCTCAAGTCATTGCCAGGCTTAAGCCGGTGCTTGAAGACACCAAAATCCCCAAAATAGCACAAAACGGCAAATTTGATATGACGGTGCTCGCCGAATATGGGATAAGGCTTGAGAATCTTAGCTTCGATACCATGATTGCCGCCTATCTGCTGGGTGAAAAGTCCATCGGGCTTAAAGCACTGGCTTTCAATAAACTGGGAGTTGAGATGACACCCATCACCGACTTAATTGGCAAAGGAGCCAAGCAGCTCTCTATGGCGATGGCAACAATAGAACAGGTTACCGACTATGCCTGTGCCGATGCCGATATTACTCTAAGGCTTAAAAGCGTGCTCGACGCTGAGCTGCGAAAAGAAGGACTATGGCAACTTTTCAGCGAAGTGGAGATGCCCTTGGTACCAGTGCTGGTAGACATGGAAAGAAATGGGGTGGCTATAGACGTTGAGCTGCTGCGAGATATGTCTCACAGCCTGGGAAAGGAGATGCTCAGACTGGAAGCCGAGGTTTACAACAGCCTTGGCTACAGGTTCAACATAAACTCGTCGCAACAGTTGTCCAGAATCCTGTATGAGGAGATAAGGCTTCCCAAGCCGCGCAAAACAAAAAGCGGCTATTCTACCGAAGCCTCAGCGCTTGAGGAGCTAAAGGGAACTCATCCTATAATTGAGCTTGTCCTACAATACCGCCAGCTGGCTAAATTGAAGTCAACCTACACCGATGCTTTCCCTGCCTTAGTCAACCCTAAAACAGGCCGGCTCCATACAAGTTTCAACCAGACAGGCACAACTACCGGCCGTCTTTCCTCCAGCGAGCCGAACATGCAGAACATCCCCATAAGGAGCGAGCTGGGTGGAAGAATAAGGCAAGCCATCATCGCCCAGCCGGGGTGGTATCTTCTATCCGCCGATTACTCCCAAATCGACCTCAGGGCATTGGCCCACATTTCACAGGACCAGGAGCTTATCGCCACCTTCCTCAGAGACGAAGACGTCCATACCGCCACCGCTTCCCGCGTCTTTAATGTCCCAACAGACAAGGTGATACCTGAGATGCGCCGTGTGGCCAAAACAGTCAACTTCGGCGTTATCTACGGCATGAGCGACTACGGTCTGGAGCAAGCTACAAGTTTCAGTCGGGAGGAGGCTGCCCAGTTCATAAGCGCTTATTTCGAGAAATATCCCAGGGTCAAAGAATATATCGAAGCCACCAAGAGCCAGGCCAGAGAACTGGGTTATGTGCAGACAGTGATGGGCAGGCGCCGTTATATTCCTGAAATCAAGTCGCCAAACCGTCAGGTCAGAGAAGCTGCTGAGCGAATGGCGATAAATATGCCAGTGCAGGGCACTTCGGCTGATATAATCAAAATCGCCATGGTCAACCTTCACCGCGAGATGGAAAAACAGAACTTGCGAAGCAAAATGAACCTTCAAGTGCACGATGAACTCCTCTTTGAAGTGCCGCCAGAGGAAACAGACCTGATGAAAGAACTAGTAGCTGAAATAATGCCTCAAGCCTTAAAGCTCAGCGTGCCCTTGAAGATAGACATCAAACTAGGCAAAAACTGGGCCGAGATGGGATAA
- a CDS encoding RDD family protein: MEKKPKEFALEYAGFWVRLGAGVIDLLVLGFIVAVIVCVFASPVIWVPSGLVISVAYWLGFWVWRGQTLGKMAVGIKVIRTDSSPVKLQCALYRFLGYIVSVVTLFVGFIWVAFDARKQGIHDKIADTYVVKLPVRQVSFTGPYARGQASYV; encoded by the coding sequence TTGGAGAAGAAGCCAAAAGAGTTTGCCTTAGAGTATGCTGGTTTCTGGGTTAGGCTCGGGGCAGGTGTTATTGACCTTTTGGTCTTAGGGTTTATTGTTGCCGTTATTGTCTGCGTTTTTGCCTCTCCGGTAATCTGGGTGCCAAGCGGCCTAGTAATATCGGTTGCTTATTGGTTGGGTTTTTGGGTATGGCGGGGACAGACGCTGGGGAAGATGGCTGTGGGGATAAAGGTTATTCGGACTGACAGCTCTCCGGTTAAATTACAATGCGCGCTGTATCGTTTCTTGGGATACATTGTCTCGGTGGTAACTCTGTTTGTAGGTTTTATCTGGGTTGCCTTTGATGCCCGCAAGCAAGGTATACATGATAAGATTGCTGATACCTACGTGGTGAAACTGCCGGTAAGGCAGGTGTCTTTCACGGGGCCTTATGCGCGGGGCCAGGCTAGCTATGTCTGA
- a CDS encoding molecular chaperone DnaK — protein sequence MANFTELYERLKQEQVRLKKELQRLKAEEKSADEQREGSPFGKREEGATEAFELEKRMALERQLTDALAGVEHALKKYEAGTYGICDLCGRSIEPARLEALPQANLCLECKARQAKNARSRTAR from the coding sequence GTGGCCAATTTTACTGAGCTTTATGAACGTTTGAAACAAGAGCAGGTGCGTCTGAAAAAGGAGCTTCAGCGGTTGAAGGCTGAGGAGAAGTCTGCTGACGAGCAGCGAGAGGGAAGTCCCTTCGGAAAGCGAGAAGAGGGAGCCACCGAAGCCTTTGAGTTGGAGAAGAGGATGGCTCTGGAAAGGCAGCTGACTGACGCTCTAGCTGGGGTGGAGCATGCTCTGAAAAAATATGAGGCTGGCACTTATGGAATATGTGACCTTTGTGGTCGGTCCATAGAGCCAGCTAGGCTTGAGGCATTGCCGCAAGCGAACTTGTGTCTTGAGTGTAAAGCGCGCCAGGCGAAGAATGCCAGAAGTAGAACGGCAAGGTAG
- the plsY gene encoding glycerol-3-phosphate 1-O-acyltransferase PlsY has product MAKFILVAVIGYLMGAIPFALIISKRMAGIDISKYGSGNLGGTNVLRVLGFKAGAITMALDLVKAFVPVMLAKFIIGDSVLPIAGFPLNWQWGQVITALMVMVGHNWSAYIKFRGGKGAAAYFGSWFALWPLAALFGGVILIVTVWLSKYMSLGSILGSLSILCLFMVLTLADASSPVYLIYSLVAAALIVFQHRSNISRLQAGTESRMGRGRSN; this is encoded by the coding sequence GTGGCTAAATTCATTCTTGTTGCAGTGATTGGTTATCTCATGGGTGCTATTCCGTTTGCTCTAATAATCAGCAAGCGGATGGCAGGGATTGATATTTCTAAGTACGGTAGTGGTAATCTTGGCGGTACCAACGTGTTGCGCGTTCTAGGTTTCAAAGCAGGTGCCATTACAATGGCTCTGGACCTAGTCAAGGCATTTGTGCCGGTGATGTTGGCCAAGTTTATCATAGGTGACAGCGTACTGCCTATAGCCGGTTTTCCTCTTAATTGGCAATGGGGTCAAGTCATAACGGCTTTGATGGTGATGGTGGGGCACAATTGGTCAGCATATATCAAATTTCGTGGGGGTAAGGGGGCAGCAGCTTACTTTGGTAGCTGGTTTGCTCTTTGGCCACTGGCTGCTTTATTCGGTGGTGTGATTTTGATAGTGACGGTTTGGCTGAGTAAATATATGTCCTTGGGCTCTATACTTGGCTCATTGAGTATTTTGTGTTTGTTCATGGTACTGACGTTGGCTGATGCGTCTTCTCCTGTCTACTTAATTTATAGCCTGGTAGCTGCAGCGTTGATTGTCTTTCAGCATCGGAGCAATATCAGCAGGTTGCAAGCTGGGACTGAAAGTCGGATGGGCCGAGGGCGTAGTAACTAA
- the mutM gene encoding DNA-formamidopyrimidine glycosylase: MPELPEVETIKNELSPHIIGWRFTGATVCDAKMVRQPSVEEFRRKLVGQRINGLERRGKYLLFRLFSDNVLIIHLKMSGALLLNPEQADRYTRVIFDLDNGNRLIFTDRRRLGAIWLVENEQAVTGKLGPEPLAPEFTAESLAERLHKRQAPIKAVLLDQAFIAGIGNMYADEALFAARIHPLRKANSLSPQEIKKLHKAIVDVLRSAIDSKGASVDTYKLPDGELGTAHSNFCVAHRGGKPCPICGTPIQRLAIRNRGSYFCPNCQKL, from the coding sequence GTGCCTGAACTTCCCGAAGTCGAAACCATAAAGAACGAACTCTCTCCCCACATAATCGGATGGCGATTCACCGGCGCTACCGTCTGCGACGCTAAGATGGTGCGCCAGCCTTCAGTTGAAGAGTTTCGCCGCAAACTCGTGGGGCAAAGGATAAACGGCCTTGAGCGCCGCGGCAAATATCTCCTCTTCCGCCTGTTCAGCGACAACGTGCTGATTATCCACCTCAAAATGTCCGGGGCTCTGCTGCTAAATCCAGAACAAGCCGACCGCTATACCAGAGTCATCTTCGACCTTGATAACGGCAACCGGCTCATCTTCACCGATCGAAGGCGGCTAGGAGCCATCTGGCTGGTAGAAAATGAACAGGCTGTTACCGGCAAGCTCGGCCCTGAGCCACTAGCCCCAGAATTCACCGCCGAGAGTCTAGCCGAACGACTGCACAAACGCCAGGCGCCGATAAAAGCCGTACTCCTCGACCAAGCTTTTATCGCCGGCATTGGCAACATGTATGCCGATGAAGCTCTGTTTGCTGCCAGAATCCACCCACTGCGGAAAGCAAATAGCCTGTCACCTCAAGAAATCAAAAAGCTACACAAAGCCATCGTTGACGTCCTGCGGTCAGCCATCGACAGCAAAGGTGCCAGCGTTGACACCTATAAACTTCCCGATGGCGAACTTGGCACTGCACATTCAAACTTCTGCGTGGCTCATCGCGGCGGCAAGCCATGCCCTATCTGTGGCACGCCCATCCAGCGCCTTGCCATCAGAAACCGTGGCAGCTACTTCTGCCCCAATTGCCAAAAGCTCTAG
- a CDS encoding RluA family pseudouridine synthase — protein sequence MVIPLEPEVKILQVAGSTGRLDRYLAKEYPELSRSRLQKLIEQGYILVNECGAKASQKLNAGDKIHIALPPPEQVSLVAEPIPVDVIYEDDDLLVIDKPAGLVVHPSPGHTTHTLVNALLARCPNLGNFGDAIRPGIVHRLDKDTSGLMIIAKNNSAQQYLINQFKARSVSKGYLVLVKGKLAQSQGVIDAPVGRDPFNRKRMAVVSNGRQARTRYKVKEYLGDYSLLEVTTETGRTHQIRVHLSAIGYPVVGDPMYGVRSAYVKRQFVHAYRLGFRLLASGAYQEFTCELPSDLKQAMRLITGVKV from the coding sequence ATGGTAATTCCTCTGGAGCCAGAAGTTAAGATATTGCAGGTTGCAGGGTCAACAGGTCGCCTGGATAGATATCTAGCTAAAGAATATCCTGAGTTATCACGCTCTCGCCTTCAGAAGCTGATTGAGCAGGGCTATATTTTGGTCAACGAATGTGGAGCCAAGGCAAGCCAGAAGTTGAATGCTGGAGATAAGATTCATATCGCGTTGCCCCCTCCCGAACAGGTCTCACTTGTTGCTGAACCTATTCCGGTGGATGTGATTTATGAAGATGACGACCTTCTGGTGATAGACAAGCCGGCTGGGTTAGTTGTCCATCCGTCTCCGGGACATACCACTCATACCTTGGTCAATGCCCTCTTAGCTCGTTGCCCAAATTTGGGCAACTTTGGTGATGCTATACGACCGGGTATAGTTCACCGTTTGGACAAAGATACCTCGGGGTTGATGATTATTGCCAAGAATAACTCCGCGCAGCAATATCTGATTAATCAATTCAAAGCCAGGTCAGTGTCCAAGGGTTACCTTGTCTTAGTTAAAGGTAAGCTGGCTCAGAGTCAGGGTGTTATCGATGCTCCTGTCGGGCGTGACCCGTTCAATCGCAAACGGATGGCGGTAGTATCTAACGGCAGGCAAGCCAGGACCAGATATAAGGTTAAGGAGTATCTGGGTGATTACTCCCTGCTTGAGGTTACCACTGAAACTGGTCGAACCCATCAGATACGAGTTCATTTATCAGCTATTGGCTATCCAGTCGTCGGTGACCCGATGTATGGTGTCAGGTCCGCCTATGTTAAGCGGCAGTTCGTTCATGCTTACCGCTTGGGTTTCCGTTTGCTTGCCAGCGGCGCATACCAGGAATTCACCTGTGAATTGCCTTCAGACCTGAAGCAGGCTATGAGACTCATAACTGGGGTAAAGGTTTAG
- the lspA gene encoding signal peptidase II, which translates to MPEVERQGSGWWGGLFLIIAAFVVALDQTSKLWVRSHLELYQTVSITSFLSLTHVRNTGSAFGLFANQAFLLTLVAIAGLMTILLFYRYLSRSSILGISALGLVFGGAVGNLIDRLRFGYVTDFVDVRLWRDFHWPAFNVADSAITVGSIVLAIFIFWAFRKGNGNSSGARS; encoded by the coding sequence ATGCCAGAAGTAGAACGGCAAGGTAGTGGGTGGTGGGGAGGATTATTCCTCATCATTGCTGCCTTTGTGGTGGCATTAGACCAGACAAGTAAGCTGTGGGTCAGGTCTCATTTAGAGCTCTATCAAACAGTGTCTATAACCAGTTTCTTAAGCTTGACCCATGTGCGGAATACTGGCTCAGCCTTTGGTCTTTTTGCAAATCAAGCTTTCTTGCTAACGCTAGTCGCTATAGCCGGGTTAATGACTATTTTGCTGTTTTATCGCTATCTTTCTAGGTCTAGCATTCTGGGTATCTCGGCTTTGGGCTTGGTTTTTGGTGGTGCAGTAGGTAATCTGATAGACCGCCTACGTTTCGGTTATGTTACCGACTTTGTTGATGTTCGCCTGTGGCGTGATTTTCACTGGCCGGCATTTAACGTCGCTGACTCAGCCATCACCGTTGGTAGTATAGTGCTGGCTATTTTCATTTTTTGGGCATTTAGAAAGGGAAATGGTAATTCCTCTGGAGCCAGAAGTTAA
- a CDS encoding DUF72 domain-containing protein has product MLYLGTSGFSYNDWVGNFYPRGMPRQEWLRYYAREFNSLELNSTFYALPKPSVLEAMIGKTGEGFLFSIKANQEMTHQRQHDGSVFAAFVRILQPFMAAGKLGCVLAQFPYSFHFSLQNRDYLELFQERLGDLPVVVEFRNSQWLRSDVFDLLRNRNLGFCCVDEPQLPKLLPPLAEVTSNVGYVRFHGRNAAKWWQHEHAYERYDYTYSAEELKEWLPRISKLNSLAEKTFVFANNHWRGQAIGTIRQLRLMVD; this is encoded by the coding sequence GTGCTTTACTTAGGCACGTCTGGCTTCAGCTATAATGATTGGGTAGGTAACTTTTATCCTCGTGGCATGCCACGACAGGAATGGCTTCGTTACTATGCCCGGGAATTCAACTCCTTAGAACTGAATTCTACCTTTTATGCCTTGCCTAAGCCTTCCGTTCTGGAAGCTATGATTGGTAAGACTGGAGAGGGGTTCTTATTCTCCATCAAAGCGAATCAAGAGATGACACATCAACGCCAGCACGATGGCAGTGTTTTTGCAGCATTTGTCCGTATACTCCAGCCTTTTATGGCTGCCGGTAAGCTGGGCTGTGTGTTAGCTCAGTTTCCCTACAGTTTTCATTTCAGCCTTCAGAATCGCGATTATCTTGAACTTTTTCAGGAACGGCTGGGTGATTTACCGGTGGTGGTGGAATTTCGCAACTCTCAATGGCTGCGGTCAGATGTCTTTGATTTGCTGCGAAACCGCAATCTTGGTTTTTGTTGTGTTGATGAGCCACAGTTGCCCAAGCTCCTGCCGCCGTTGGCTGAGGTTACTAGTAATGTAGGTTATGTGCGTTTCCACGGGCGTAATGCAGCCAAGTGGTGGCAACACGAGCATGCTTACGAAAGGTATGATTATACCTATTCAGCCGAAGAACTGAAGGAATGGTTGCCACGGATAAGCAAGCTGAACAGTCTAGCAGAAAAGACTTTTGTCTTCGCCAATAACCATTGGCGCGGACAAGCGATAGGCACTATACGACAGCTACGTCTTATGGTTGACTAG
- a CDS encoding glutamate--tRNA ligase, producing MSETMVRVRFAPSPTGYPHLGNIRTALFNWLFARHNNGLFILRIEDTDVARLVDGATDIILESLRWLGLDWDEGPYFQSQRLELYREVADRLLKQESAYHCYCSPQRLESMRQEQIKRKQPPGYDRHCRNLTQKQKIEMEASGIIPVVRFKSSLDGQTSFNDLLRGQIVFENSTLDDFVLLKSDGYPTYHLANIVDDHVMEISHILRADEWLSSTPRHVLLYLALRWQPPQFAHLPMILGTDRSKLSKRHGATAITEYREQGYLPEAMFNFLVLLGWSLDDKTELLTREEIVKHFSLERISRTAAVFNKDKLDWMNGVYLRGLSAERFAQRATPFLERDLPAEINRPFDIGYIRQIVPLVQERAKTLAEVPQLSDFFFADEVEYDIGLLLGKIEKAEAIKSLQASVAEMDNLKNWDAASLEAVFRPLAEERELKTSVFFGLLRVAVTGRTAAPPLFQTMEVLGRELCLKRLRAALDKLSTS from the coding sequence ATGTCTGAAACTATGGTGCGTGTTCGCTTCGCTCCAAGCCCAACAGGCTATCCTCATCTTGGCAATATCAGGACCGCTCTATTTAATTGGCTATTCGCCCGTCACAATAATGGCCTTTTTATTCTGCGTATTGAGGACACCGATGTGGCTCGTCTAGTGGATGGAGCTACAGATATTATTTTGGAGAGTCTGCGCTGGCTCGGGCTTGATTGGGATGAAGGTCCCTATTTCCAATCACAACGGCTGGAGCTTTACCGCGAGGTGGCTGATAGGTTGCTGAAGCAGGAGTCTGCTTACCATTGCTACTGTTCTCCCCAACGGCTGGAGTCAATGCGTCAGGAGCAGATAAAGCGGAAGCAGCCACCCGGCTATGACCGTCACTGTCGCAACCTCACACAAAAACAGAAGATTGAGATGGAGGCGAGCGGGATTATACCTGTGGTGCGTTTCAAGTCATCCCTTGATGGCCAGACCTCTTTCAATGATTTGCTTCGTGGCCAGATAGTCTTTGAAAACAGCACCTTGGACGATTTCGTTCTCCTTAAATCTGATGGTTATCCTACGTATCATCTGGCCAACATAGTTGATGACCATGTTATGGAGATTTCCCATATTCTCAGAGCTGATGAGTGGCTATCGAGCACACCTCGTCATGTTCTGCTTTACCTGGCGCTGCGTTGGCAGCCACCTCAGTTTGCCCATTTACCTATGATTCTGGGGACAGATAGGTCGAAGCTAAGTAAGCGGCATGGTGCTACAGCCATCACTGAATATCGAGAGCAGGGCTATTTGCCCGAAGCGATGTTTAACTTTCTAGTTCTGCTTGGCTGGTCGTTGGATGATAAGACGGAGCTTTTGACACGAGAAGAGATAGTGAAGCATTTCTCGCTGGAGCGGATAAGCCGGACTGCAGCCGTGTTTAACAAAGATAAGCTCGATTGGATGAATGGGGTTTATCTCCGGGGTTTGAGTGCAGAAAGATTTGCCCAGCGAGCTACCCCTTTTTTGGAAAGGGACTTGCCAGCGGAAATCAATCGTCCATTCGACATTGGCTATATCCGTCAGATTGTGCCTCTTGTCCAAGAGAGAGCTAAAACTCTGGCTGAAGTGCCACAGCTCAGCGATTTTTTCTTTGCGGATGAAGTGGAATATGATATAGGGCTGCTCTTGGGTAAAATTGAGAAGGCTGAAGCGATTAAAAGTCTCCAGGCTTCGGTTGCCGAGATGGATAATTTGAAGAATTGGGACGCAGCTTCACTAGAGGCTGTTTTCCGGCCATTGGCTGAGGAGCGTGAATTGAAGACCAGCGTATTCTTTGGCCTGCTGCGTGTAGCAGTTACGGGAAGAACGGCAGCTCCGCCTTTGTTTCAGACCATGGAGGTGCTGGGTAGGGAGCTGTGCCTTAAGCGGCTGAGAGCAGCTTTGGATAAGCTTTCGACTTCTTGA
- a CDS encoding DUF3096 domain-containing protein, protein MAKKSITISGTVMAIIAIVAGVLILFNWLPLYLIVGVFLIVWGVLALINR, encoded by the coding sequence ATGGCGAAGAAAAGCATTACTATAAGCGGTACAGTTATGGCGATTATTGCTATAGTCGCCGGCGTGTTGATTCTGTTTAACTGGCTACCCCTTTACCTCATTGTTGGTGTTTTTCTTATTGTTTGGGGTGTGTTGGCGCTCATAAATAGGTAG
- a CDS encoding ribosome biogenesis GTPase Der, whose amino-acid sequence MKPVVAIVGRANVGKSTLFNRLAGGSVAIVEDLPGTTRDRVFADVSWQGREVTLVDTGGLELRPDSSLAQKVKDQAEAAIAEADLIIFMVDVRDGVIAADCEIADLLRSCDKPVVLAANKADNARLESQAADFYGLGVGNPLAISAQHGRGINELLQAITHFLPEPSVSFVDSDKPKLAIVGRPNVGKSMLLNAIVGEERTIVDQVPGTTRDAVDTVFNHRGQELLLIDTAGIRRRGRTSIGVEYYSLIRALRAINRCDVALLVADATEFITTQDVHIAGYVKQAGKGMVLVINKWDLVSEQPKEAYAQQIQQRLKFMAHVPVLYVSAKFRRGVNQIILRALEVWQERQKQLPDPVVDKLIKEAVIAHTRPRKGLKQLEVIRAYQAGINPPSFALLVNDPELVHFSYQRYLENRLRQTFGFSGTSLRLIFKKAKSRKLQKVGGEKA is encoded by the coding sequence ATGAAACCTGTTGTAGCTATAGTCGGTCGAGCCAATGTCGGCAAGTCGACACTGTTTAATCGTCTGGCAGGTGGGTCGGTTGCTATTGTTGAAGACCTGCCAGGGACGACGCGCGACCGTGTTTTTGCCGATGTTTCCTGGCAGGGGCGGGAAGTGACTTTGGTTGATACCGGTGGTTTGGAGCTAAGGCCAGACTCTTCTCTAGCTCAGAAAGTTAAGGACCAAGCAGAAGCAGCCATAGCTGAAGCCGACTTAATTATTTTTATGGTGGATGTTCGCGATGGAGTGATTGCTGCCGACTGTGAGATAGCCGACCTGCTGCGTAGCTGTGATAAGCCGGTGGTTTTGGCGGCTAATAAAGCCGATAATGCCAGGTTAGAAAGCCAGGCAGCTGATTTTTACGGGTTAGGCGTTGGCAATCCACTGGCTATTAGTGCTCAACATGGTCGGGGTATAAACGAGCTTTTGCAAGCGATAACTCATTTCCTTCCAGAGCCTTCTGTTAGTTTTGTTGATTCAGATAAGCCTAAACTGGCTATTGTAGGACGGCCTAATGTAGGGAAATCAATGTTATTGAATGCAATTGTTGGCGAGGAGAGAACCATTGTGGACCAAGTTCCCGGGACAACTCGGGATGCTGTGGACACCGTTTTCAATCACCGAGGGCAGGAGTTGCTGTTGATAGATACTGCCGGCATCAGGCGGCGTGGGCGTACTAGCATTGGAGTAGAATATTACAGCTTGATTCGAGCTTTGCGTGCCATTAATCGTTGCGATGTTGCCCTGTTAGTTGCGGATGCTACTGAGTTTATTACTACTCAGGATGTGCATATTGCTGGCTATGTCAAGCAGGCGGGCAAAGGCATGGTGCTGGTGATTAATAAATGGGACCTTGTCTCCGAGCAGCCGAAGGAAGCATACGCTCAACAAATTCAGCAACGGCTAAAGTTTATGGCCCATGTGCCCGTTCTTTATGTTTCAGCTAAATTTAGGCGTGGTGTCAACCAGATAATACTTAGGGCTCTGGAGGTATGGCAGGAAAGGCAAAAGCAGTTACCTGACCCAGTGGTGGATAAACTTATTAAAGAGGCGGTGATAGCTCATACGCGGCCACGCAAAGGTTTAAAGCAACTCGAAGTCATTCGTGCCTATCAGGCGGGCATCAATCCGCCGAGTTTTGCTCTTCTAGTTAATGACCCGGAGCTAGTGCACTTCTCTTATCAGCGCTATTTGGAAAATAGGCTCCGGCAAACCTTTGGCTTTTCCGGTACCTCATTGCGGCTTATTTTCAAGAAGGCAAAATCAAGAAAGCTTCAGAAAGTGGGGGGTGAGAAGGCGTGA